The Syngnathus typhle isolate RoL2023-S1 ecotype Sweden linkage group LG6, RoL_Styp_1.0, whole genome shotgun sequence genome has a window encoding:
- the sik3 gene encoding serine/threonine-protein kinase SIK3 homolog isoform X2 → MAAVSSGGAAGTPAAGIAHAARPSHAGMDPQNRVQPTPGISHPGRPGAATGCIPNPAQTSTTRPPPARVGHYEIERTIGKGNFAVVKLATHIITKAKVAIKIVDKTQLDDENLKKIFREVQIMKLLKHPHIIRLYQVMETERMIYLVTEYASGGEIFDHLVAHGRMAEKDARKKFKQIVAAVHFCHCRNIVHRDLKAENLLLDHNLNIKIADFGFSNLFSRGQLLKTWCGSPPYAAPELFEGKEYDGPKVDIWSLGVVLYVLVCGALPFDGSTLQNLRARVLSGKFRIPFFMSTDCEYLIRHMLVLEPSRRLTMEQICKNKWMRQGDPDPEFERLIAECELVKTERETELINEQVLIAMSEMGLDRERTIQSLQTDAYDHYSAIYSLLSDRLKKHKTLRVAPPTPRPITYPINTVQMDPQGNPVNITVPHVQLINPENQIVEPDGNMALDSDEGEEPSPEAMARYLSMRRHTVGVPDQRTEMQEDLQKLPPGFPRGAVPQPPFPPLTPMMGQMHTLMPTQSLQPTQQLEYKEQSLLQPPTLQLLNGMGPLGRRASDGGANIQLHAQLLKRPRGPSPLVTSPHPIPAVAPVDEEGSDGEPDQEAVQRYLANRCKRHTTHALMSTSHGDPSAEPQRSQGPRQRVVWAPDTHTRSSYKDCNTLHLPMERFSPVRRFSDGAATIQAFKMHLENSSLIKQLKQECEQLQKMYAAQQDERFLEHTQQQHILYQQEQQILHQQIQGLSLGHGESHPSHLTHQLQRLRIQPSSPPPTHPSNHLFRQPNQTSPPGSAGIMPGHGPSSVPYQHGSPSLYQGQSASPPPAGLPRVPVPANQQSPSVHPSVPLAQGVPQQQQVTIQVQEVELGVGPQRQGSFLSTPCGHRVLGKQLSADNAESHSRSLGRFTSAYDQAQFNPHLFSADAATRGAPGVLGAYGQYLQGASLNVPGLDGYGASNYGTPSSLQQALLSPTPMDYRPPQQHVTPTLQGLLSPRHSLTGHADPRLPPQDLAALLKRQSPRSCPAPPTPPNSTTPEYGEMLLLRQLSQGEGLEPQPPQSSPAGKHYHHLLQIRPPEVQPQPDQAPCPSLPHSESMEEDEVPAGYHHTHEGLLVKAGEGHELLAPPRGSTPPYNSPTHRRGYISLSPPASRDSEPLECRQTGQAMEVPDHNGLGYSRGQQGEVYRSRGQLQRHHTIQTCDDAYDQAEPMSGMSLLAGKALSSARMSDILSQTSLSESQQLHHREESVCDVEGELHAATCYPSSCTTDMLLSYKPPDLQYSMEQAGV, encoded by the exons ATGGCGGCCGTGTCAAGCGGAGGTGCTGCCGGGACTCCCGCGGCCGGGATAGCGCACGCTGCCCGACCGAGCCACGCAGGCATGGACCCTCAGAACCGAGTCCAGCCAACCCCCGGGATTAGCCACCCCGGTCGTCCAGGCGCGGCCACCGGCTGCATCCCCAATCCTGCTCAGACTTCGACCACCAGGCCCCCTCCTGCTCGAGTGGGCCACTACGAGATCGAGCGGACCATCGGCAAGGGAAATTTTGCGGTCGTTAAACTGGCCACCCACATCATTACCAAAGCAAAG GTGGCGATAAAAATAGTGGACAAGACCCAGCTGGATGATGAAAACTTGAAAAAGATCTTTAGGGAGGTTCAAATCATGAAGTTACTAAAGCATCCGCACATCATTCGTCTGTACCAG GTCATGGAGACAGAGAGAATGATTTATTTAGTAACGGAATATGCCAGCGGTGGAGAAATCTTTG ACCACCTGGTGGCCCATGGACGTATGGCAGAAAAGGACGCCCGGAAGAAGTTCAAACAGATTGTCGCAGCAGTCCATTTCTGTCACTGCCGTAACATTGTCCACAGAGACCTGAAAGCCGAGAACCTGCTTCTGGACCACAATCTCAACATTAAAATAGCAG ATTTTGGTTTCAGTAACCTGTTTTCCCGAGGACAGCTGTTAAAAACCTGGTGTGGCAGTCCTCCTTATGCGGCACCAGAACTTTTTGAAGGCAAAGAATATGATGGACCCAAAGTAGATATATGG AGCTTAGGTGTGGTCTTATATGTATTGGTGTGTGGTGCCCTCCCCTTTGATGGCAGCACTCTGCAGAATTTGCGAGCACGAGTCCTAAGTGGAAAGTTCCGTATCCCCTTCTTTATGTCTACAG ACTGTGAGTATTTGATCAGACATATGTTGGTTCTGGAGCCCAGCAGACGGCTAACAATGGAACAGATCTGTAAGAACAAGTGGATGAGACAAGGAGACCCAGACCCCGAATTTGAAAGG TTGATAGCAGAGTGTGAGCTGGTTAAGACTGAAAGAGAGACAGAGCTCATCAATGAGCAAGTACTCATAGCTATGTCCGAGATGGGCCTGGACAGAGAACGCACAATTCAG tccCTACAAACAGATGCATATGATCACTACAGTGCCATCTACAGTTTGCTATCTGACCGTCTCAAGAAACACAAGACGTTGCGCGTTGCTCCACCCACACCACGCCCCATTACCTATCCCATTAACACTGTACAG ATGGATCCACAGGGTAATCCAGTTAACATAACGGTTCCTCATGTCCAGCTTATCAACCCAGAGAACCAGATTGTTGAG CCGGACGGCAATATGGCACTCGACAGTGATGAAGGCGAAGAGCCATCTCCTGAAGCCATGGCTCGGTACCTCTCAATGAGGCGGCACACTGTGGGTGTACCAGACCAAAG GACTGAGATGCAAGAGGACCTCCAGAAACTGCCACCAGGTTTCCCCCGGGGAGCAGTGCCCCAGCCTCCTTTCCCTCCACTCACGCCTATGATGGGCCAAATGCACACTCTCATGCCAACGCAGAGCCTACAACCCACACAGCAGTTGGAATACAAG GAGCAGTCATTGCTGCAACCACCCACTCTGCAATTACTCAACGGCATGGGGCCTCTTGGTCGAAGAGCTTCCGATGGTGGTGCCAATATCCAACTACATGCCCAACTCCTAAAAAGGCCTCGGGGGCCATCACCTCTTGTTACCAGTCCA CACCCAATTCCTGCTGTTGCTCCGGTTGATGAGGAGGGATCAGATGGCGAGCCAGATCAAGAAGCAGTTCAAAG GTACCTGGCGAACCGCTGCAAGCGGCACACGACGCACGCACTCATGAGCACATCGCATGGCGATCCCTCGGCAGAGCCCCAGCGGTCACAGGGCCCCCGCCAGAGGGTGGTCTGGGCCCCTGACACACACACCCG ATCAAGCTACAAAGACTGTAACACACTTCATCTTCCTATGGAACGCTTCTCACCCGTCAGAAGGTTCTCTGACGGCGCTGCCACCATTCAAGCCTTCAAAATGCATCTCGAGAACAGTAGCCTCATTAAACAACTCAAGCAG GAGTGTGAACAGCTTCAGAAAATGTATGCGGCCCAGCAGGATGAGCGATTCCTGGAGCACACCCAACAACAGCATATTCTCTACCAGCAAGAGCAACAAATCCTCCACCAGCAAATCCAG GGTCTATCTTTAGGCCATGGAGAGAGTCATCCCAGTCACCTAACCCACCAGCTCCAGAG GTTGCGTATCCAGCCATCGAGTCCTCCGCCAACACATCCGAGCAACCACCTCTTCAGACAGCCAAATCAGACTTCTCCGCCTGGCTCTGCAGGCATAATGCCAGGGCATG GTCCATCCTCGGTACCGTATCAACATGGTTCTCCTTCACTGTACCAGGGTCAAAGTGCTAGCCCACCTCCCGCAGGCCTTCCAAGAGTGCCTGTACCAGCCAATCAGCAGTCACCGTCTGTACACCCATCTGTCCCACTGGCTCAGGGTGTACCTCAACAGCAGCAA GTGACTATTCAGGTACAGGAAGTGGAATTGGGAGTTGGGCCACAGAGACAGGGTAGCTTTTTATCGACACCCTGTGGACACAGAGTTCTCGGAAAGCAGCTGAGCGCCGACAATGCAGAATCGCACAG TCGTAGCCTTGGACGTTTCACCTCGGCCTATGACCAGGCTCAATTCAATCCCCACCTTTTTTCTGCTGACGCAGCCACTCGAGGTGCCCCCGGAGTGCTGGGCGCCTATGGCCAATATCTGCAGGGGGCCTCTCTCAACGTACCTGGACTAGATGGTTACGGGGCTAGCAATTATGGCACCCCATCATCACTACAGCAAGCGTTACTCTCCCCCACTCCAATGGATTACCGCCCCCCACAACAGCACGTTACACCGACTCTGCAGGGGCTCTTGTCCCCCCGTCACTCTTTAACAGGCCATGCGGATCCTCGGTTACCACCACAAGACTTGGCTGCACTGCTGAAGAGACAGAGTCCCCGCTCTTGTCCCGCACCCCCAACACCACCTAATAGTACAACACCGGAATACGGAGAAATGCTACTTTTGCGCCAGCTGAGCCAGGGTGAGGGTTTGGAACCACAGCCGCCTCAAAGCTCCCCAGCAGGCAAACACTACCACCACCTTCTTCAGATCCGACCTCCAGAAGTCCAACCGCAACCTGACCAAGCACCTTGTCCGAGCTTGCCCCACTCGGAAAGTATGGAGGAAGATGAGGTACCAGCTGGCTACCATCACACGCATGAAGGCCTGCTGGTCAAAGCAGGAGAAGGTCATGAGCTCCTGGCTCCCCCTAGAGGCAGCACCCCTCCCTACAACTCTCCTACACACAGACGTGGCTATATCAGTCTGAGTCCTCCAGCATCTAGAG ACTCTGAACCTTTAGAGTGCAgacagacaggacaagctatGGAGGTGCCTGATCACAACGGCTTGGGTTATTCACGAGGTCAGCAAGGAGAAGTTTACAGGTCTCGAGGACAACTTCAGCGTCACCACACCATCCAGACCTGTGATGACGCATAT GACCAAGCTGAGCCCATGTCTGGGATGAGCCTGTTGGCTGGGAAGGCGTTAAGTTCTGCTCGCATGTCAGACATTCTCAGCCAGACGTCACTGTCAGAAAGCCAGCAGCTGCACCATCGGGAAGAATCAG TATGTGACGTTGAAGGGGAGCTCCACGCGGCGACCTGCTATCCCTCTTCCTGCACCACAGATATGCTTCTCAGCTATAAGCCCCCAGACCTGCAGTACAGCATGGAGCAGGCCGGAGTCTAG
- the sik3 gene encoding serine/threonine-protein kinase SIK3 homolog isoform X1 gives MAAVSSGGAAGTPAAGIAHAARPSHAGMDPQNRVQPTPGISHPGRPGAATGCIPNPAQTSTTRPPPARVGHYEIERTIGKGNFAVVKLATHIITKAKVAIKIVDKTQLDDENLKKIFREVQIMKLLKHPHIIRLYQVMETERMIYLVTEYASGGEIFDHLVAHGRMAEKDARKKFKQIVAAVHFCHCRNIVHRDLKAENLLLDHNLNIKIADFGFSNLFSRGQLLKTWCGSPPYAAPELFEGKEYDGPKVDIWSLGVVLYVLVCGALPFDGSTLQNLRARVLSGKFRIPFFMSTDCEYLIRHMLVLEPSRRLTMEQICKNKWMRQGDPDPEFERLIAECELVKTERETELINEQVLIAMSEMGLDRERTIQSLQTDAYDHYSAIYSLLSDRLKKHKTLRVAPPTPRPITYPINTVQMDPQGNPVNITVPHVQLINPENQIVEPDGNMALDSDEGEEPSPEAMARYLSMRRHTVGVPDQRTEMQEDLQKLPPGFPRGAVPQPPFPPLTPMMGQMHTLMPTQSLQPTQQLEYKEQSLLQPPTLQLLNGMGPLGRRASDGGANIQLHAQLLKRPRGPSPLVTSPHPIPAVAPVDEEGSDGEPDQEAVQRYLANRCKRHTTHALMSTSHGDPSAEPQRSQGPRQRVVWAPDTHTRSSYKDCNTLHLPMERFSPVRRFSDGAATIQAFKMHLENSSLIKQLKQECEQLQKMYAAQQDERFLEHTQQQHILYQQEQQILHQQIQGLSLGHGESHPSHLTHQLQRLRIQPSSPPPTHPSNHLFRQPNQTSPPGSAGIMPGHGPSSVPYQHGSPSLYQGQSASPPPAGLPRVPVPANQQSPSVHPSVPLAQGVPQQQQVTIQVQEVELGVGPQRQGSFLSTPCGHRVLGKQLSADNAESHSRSLGRFTSAYDQAQFNPHLFSADAATRGAPGVLGAYGQYLQGASLNVPGLDGYGASNYGTPSSLQQALLSPTPMDYRPPQQHVTPTLQGLLSPRHSLTGHADPRLPPQDLAALLKRQSPRSCPAPPTPPNSTTPEYGEMLLLRQLSQGEGLEPQPPQSSPAGKHYHHLLQIRPPEVQPQPDQAPCPSLPHSESMEEDEVPAGYHHTHEGLLVKAGEGHELLAPPRGSTPPYNSPTHRRGYISLSPPASRDSEPLECRQTGQAMEVPDHNGLGYSRGQQGEVYRSRGQLQRHHTIQTCDDAYDQAEPMSGMSLLAGKALSSARMSDILSQTSLSESQQLHHREESAVCDVEGELHAATCYPSSCTTDMLLSYKPPDLQYSMEQAGV, from the exons ATGGCGGCCGTGTCAAGCGGAGGTGCTGCCGGGACTCCCGCGGCCGGGATAGCGCACGCTGCCCGACCGAGCCACGCAGGCATGGACCCTCAGAACCGAGTCCAGCCAACCCCCGGGATTAGCCACCCCGGTCGTCCAGGCGCGGCCACCGGCTGCATCCCCAATCCTGCTCAGACTTCGACCACCAGGCCCCCTCCTGCTCGAGTGGGCCACTACGAGATCGAGCGGACCATCGGCAAGGGAAATTTTGCGGTCGTTAAACTGGCCACCCACATCATTACCAAAGCAAAG GTGGCGATAAAAATAGTGGACAAGACCCAGCTGGATGATGAAAACTTGAAAAAGATCTTTAGGGAGGTTCAAATCATGAAGTTACTAAAGCATCCGCACATCATTCGTCTGTACCAG GTCATGGAGACAGAGAGAATGATTTATTTAGTAACGGAATATGCCAGCGGTGGAGAAATCTTTG ACCACCTGGTGGCCCATGGACGTATGGCAGAAAAGGACGCCCGGAAGAAGTTCAAACAGATTGTCGCAGCAGTCCATTTCTGTCACTGCCGTAACATTGTCCACAGAGACCTGAAAGCCGAGAACCTGCTTCTGGACCACAATCTCAACATTAAAATAGCAG ATTTTGGTTTCAGTAACCTGTTTTCCCGAGGACAGCTGTTAAAAACCTGGTGTGGCAGTCCTCCTTATGCGGCACCAGAACTTTTTGAAGGCAAAGAATATGATGGACCCAAAGTAGATATATGG AGCTTAGGTGTGGTCTTATATGTATTGGTGTGTGGTGCCCTCCCCTTTGATGGCAGCACTCTGCAGAATTTGCGAGCACGAGTCCTAAGTGGAAAGTTCCGTATCCCCTTCTTTATGTCTACAG ACTGTGAGTATTTGATCAGACATATGTTGGTTCTGGAGCCCAGCAGACGGCTAACAATGGAACAGATCTGTAAGAACAAGTGGATGAGACAAGGAGACCCAGACCCCGAATTTGAAAGG TTGATAGCAGAGTGTGAGCTGGTTAAGACTGAAAGAGAGACAGAGCTCATCAATGAGCAAGTACTCATAGCTATGTCCGAGATGGGCCTGGACAGAGAACGCACAATTCAG tccCTACAAACAGATGCATATGATCACTACAGTGCCATCTACAGTTTGCTATCTGACCGTCTCAAGAAACACAAGACGTTGCGCGTTGCTCCACCCACACCACGCCCCATTACCTATCCCATTAACACTGTACAG ATGGATCCACAGGGTAATCCAGTTAACATAACGGTTCCTCATGTCCAGCTTATCAACCCAGAGAACCAGATTGTTGAG CCGGACGGCAATATGGCACTCGACAGTGATGAAGGCGAAGAGCCATCTCCTGAAGCCATGGCTCGGTACCTCTCAATGAGGCGGCACACTGTGGGTGTACCAGACCAAAG GACTGAGATGCAAGAGGACCTCCAGAAACTGCCACCAGGTTTCCCCCGGGGAGCAGTGCCCCAGCCTCCTTTCCCTCCACTCACGCCTATGATGGGCCAAATGCACACTCTCATGCCAACGCAGAGCCTACAACCCACACAGCAGTTGGAATACAAG GAGCAGTCATTGCTGCAACCACCCACTCTGCAATTACTCAACGGCATGGGGCCTCTTGGTCGAAGAGCTTCCGATGGTGGTGCCAATATCCAACTACATGCCCAACTCCTAAAAAGGCCTCGGGGGCCATCACCTCTTGTTACCAGTCCA CACCCAATTCCTGCTGTTGCTCCGGTTGATGAGGAGGGATCAGATGGCGAGCCAGATCAAGAAGCAGTTCAAAG GTACCTGGCGAACCGCTGCAAGCGGCACACGACGCACGCACTCATGAGCACATCGCATGGCGATCCCTCGGCAGAGCCCCAGCGGTCACAGGGCCCCCGCCAGAGGGTGGTCTGGGCCCCTGACACACACACCCG ATCAAGCTACAAAGACTGTAACACACTTCATCTTCCTATGGAACGCTTCTCACCCGTCAGAAGGTTCTCTGACGGCGCTGCCACCATTCAAGCCTTCAAAATGCATCTCGAGAACAGTAGCCTCATTAAACAACTCAAGCAG GAGTGTGAACAGCTTCAGAAAATGTATGCGGCCCAGCAGGATGAGCGATTCCTGGAGCACACCCAACAACAGCATATTCTCTACCAGCAAGAGCAACAAATCCTCCACCAGCAAATCCAG GGTCTATCTTTAGGCCATGGAGAGAGTCATCCCAGTCACCTAACCCACCAGCTCCAGAG GTTGCGTATCCAGCCATCGAGTCCTCCGCCAACACATCCGAGCAACCACCTCTTCAGACAGCCAAATCAGACTTCTCCGCCTGGCTCTGCAGGCATAATGCCAGGGCATG GTCCATCCTCGGTACCGTATCAACATGGTTCTCCTTCACTGTACCAGGGTCAAAGTGCTAGCCCACCTCCCGCAGGCCTTCCAAGAGTGCCTGTACCAGCCAATCAGCAGTCACCGTCTGTACACCCATCTGTCCCACTGGCTCAGGGTGTACCTCAACAGCAGCAA GTGACTATTCAGGTACAGGAAGTGGAATTGGGAGTTGGGCCACAGAGACAGGGTAGCTTTTTATCGACACCCTGTGGACACAGAGTTCTCGGAAAGCAGCTGAGCGCCGACAATGCAGAATCGCACAG TCGTAGCCTTGGACGTTTCACCTCGGCCTATGACCAGGCTCAATTCAATCCCCACCTTTTTTCTGCTGACGCAGCCACTCGAGGTGCCCCCGGAGTGCTGGGCGCCTATGGCCAATATCTGCAGGGGGCCTCTCTCAACGTACCTGGACTAGATGGTTACGGGGCTAGCAATTATGGCACCCCATCATCACTACAGCAAGCGTTACTCTCCCCCACTCCAATGGATTACCGCCCCCCACAACAGCACGTTACACCGACTCTGCAGGGGCTCTTGTCCCCCCGTCACTCTTTAACAGGCCATGCGGATCCTCGGTTACCACCACAAGACTTGGCTGCACTGCTGAAGAGACAGAGTCCCCGCTCTTGTCCCGCACCCCCAACACCACCTAATAGTACAACACCGGAATACGGAGAAATGCTACTTTTGCGCCAGCTGAGCCAGGGTGAGGGTTTGGAACCACAGCCGCCTCAAAGCTCCCCAGCAGGCAAACACTACCACCACCTTCTTCAGATCCGACCTCCAGAAGTCCAACCGCAACCTGACCAAGCACCTTGTCCGAGCTTGCCCCACTCGGAAAGTATGGAGGAAGATGAGGTACCAGCTGGCTACCATCACACGCATGAAGGCCTGCTGGTCAAAGCAGGAGAAGGTCATGAGCTCCTGGCTCCCCCTAGAGGCAGCACCCCTCCCTACAACTCTCCTACACACAGACGTGGCTATATCAGTCTGAGTCCTCCAGCATCTAGAG ACTCTGAACCTTTAGAGTGCAgacagacaggacaagctatGGAGGTGCCTGATCACAACGGCTTGGGTTATTCACGAGGTCAGCAAGGAGAAGTTTACAGGTCTCGAGGACAACTTCAGCGTCACCACACCATCCAGACCTGTGATGACGCATAT GACCAAGCTGAGCCCATGTCTGGGATGAGCCTGTTGGCTGGGAAGGCGTTAAGTTCTGCTCGCATGTCAGACATTCTCAGCCAGACGTCACTGTCAGAAAGCCAGCAGCTGCACCATCGGGAAGAATCAG CAGTATGTGACGTTGAAGGGGAGCTCCACGCGGCGACCTGCTATCCCTCTTCCTGCACCACAGATATGCTTCTCAGCTATAAGCCCCCAGACCTGCAGTACAGCATGGAGCAGGCCGGAGTCTAG